From the genome of Haloarcula taiwanensis:
TGTCCGCGCGGTGGTCGCAGACGACTCTCACTTCATGCGGAGTGTCATCTCTGATATCCTCAGTGATGGCGGTATTACTGTTGTTGCGCAGGCGCGTGACGGCGAGGAGGCAGTGTCAGCCGTTGTCGAACACCAACCCGATGTCGTGACGATGGACGTCGAGATGCCGGTAATGAACGGCATCGAAGCCACGGAGCGCATCATGTCTGAGTCTCCGACACCGGTGTTGATGCTGTCGGCACACACCGACGAAAACGCCGACGTGACGTTCGAAGCGCTCGATAAGGGTGCGGTCGACTTCTTCACCAAGCCGGGTGGTGAGGTGTCGATGGAGATGTCACGGCTAAAAGACCAGCTGGTCGAGATGGTCAGTTCCGTCGCGGCGGTCGACGTTGGCGCGACGCGCAGCCACGGCGGGACAAGTAGCGACAGTGGAGCGACAGCGACAACAGCCGGCGGTTCAGCTACTGACCGGACAGAAACCGGGGGTTCGTCAGGTCAGACAGCCTCCGTTGCGAACCCGACGCTCGTTATCGGCTCCTCGACCGGCGGCCCGAAGATGGTAGAGAAGGTAATGGAGAACCTCCCCATCGAGGCAGACCTCCGGGTGCTCATCATCCAGCATATGCCGGAGGGGTTCACCGGCCGGTTCGCCGAGCGGATCAACACGCGAAGCGAGTACGAGGTCCGGGAGGCCACCGATGGGGCGCGCATCGGCGGCGGTGAGGGCCTTGTCGCCGCCGGTGACCAACATATGGAGGTCAAGAACTACCGGAACGGGCGATTGCGGACAAAGCTCACACAGGACGACCCGGTCAACAGCGTCCGTCCGGCCGTCGACGTGACGATGCGAACGGCCGCAGAGACAATCGACGACCCGCTCGTCGGGCTCATCCTCACCGGAATGGGTGAGGACGGCGCGGACGGGATTCGGCGGATCAAGCAGGCCGGTGGCAAGACCATCGCACAGGACGAGGCCACGTCCGCGGTGTACGGCATGCCAAAACGCGCCGTCGAGACGGGCTGTGTGGACACTGTCTTGCCGATCGACGACATTGCGGACGGCATCATCGACACGATTACTACTGAGGTGACCTGACAATGGACGACCAGTATCTAGACGCATTCATCCGTGAAAGTGAAGAAGCGATTACCGAACTCAACAACTCACTGCTCGAACTCGAATCCGACCCCTCCAACACGGAGGCGATGGATTCGATCTTCCGGACAGCCCACACGCTGAAAGGCAACTTCGGAGCGATGGGCTTTGACAACGCGGCGAATCTCGCGCACGCGATGGAAGACCTGCTCGACGAGATGCGCCAGGGCGAGATGGAGGTCACACCGGACCTGATGGACCTCGTCTTCGCCGGCGTCGACCAGATAGAGGTCATCGTCGGTGAGATCGAAGAGCACGGCGAATCGGAGACGGAGACCGACGAGATGGTCGACGAGCTCCGCGCCGTCCTCGAAGAGGGGGCCGCCGCCGCGGGCGGCACGGAGGCGGGAGACGACGGCGACTCGTCGGACAGCGACGAGTCGCTCACCACGGATGCGAGCGTCAGCGATGTCGACATCGATGGCGATGCCGTCGACGAGCAGGTCCTGCAGGCCGAAATCAGCGTCGGGGAGTCGGACATGCTCGGCGTCGACTCGATGCTGGCCGTCGAATCCATCGAGGAGCGATTCGACGTTCTCGATTCGAGTCCGAGCCGCGCCGATATCGAGGACGGCGAGTTCGAGGACACGTTCGTTCTGTATCTCGACGGCCCCGATGCGGCAACCGTCGACGCCGAACTCGGGACGACCGGCAAGGTCGACAACTTCGACGTGACCGACGTGACCGACGACCTGGTGAGCGACGGAGACACCGACGACGGCGATAGCGGTTCGGGCGGGGACGCAAGCGCGGACCCCGACCCCGGAGCGGAAGAGGAACACAGCGTCGACGAAATCAAGTCCGTGCGGGTCGACGTCGACCAGCTCGACGACCTCCACGGCCTCGTCGAGCAACTGGTCACGAGCCGGATCAAGCTCCGGCGAGGCGTTGAGCAGAACAACCTCGACTCGACCAGCGAGACACTAAACGAACTGGACAAGATCACGGCGAACCTCCAGAACACGGTGATGGACATGCGGCTCATCCCGTTGAAGAAAGTCGTCGGGAAGTTCCCGCGACTCGTCCGGGACCTCGCACGCGAACTCGACAAAGACATCGAGTTCGAGATCGAGGGGGAGGACATCGAACTCGATCGAACGATCCTCACCGAGATCTCGGACCCGCTGATGCACATCCTCCGAAACGCCGTCGACCACGGCATCGAACCGCCAGAGGAGCGCGAGCAGGCGGGCAAACCGCGGACCGGCCACATCACGCTCCGGGCATCCCGTGAACGCGACCACGTTATCATCGAAGTCGAAGACGACGGGGCCGGGCTCGACGTGGATGGCATCAGAGAGAAAGCCATCGAGAAAGGCGTCCGCTCGCCAGAGGAACTGGACGCGATGGACGACTCCGCGGTGTATGACCTCGTGTTCCACCCCGGCTTCTCAACGGCCGACGAAGTGACCGATACCAGCGGACGCGGCGTCGGCATGGACGTCGTCCACGACACGGTCTCCCAGCTCGACGGATCGGTCAGCGTCGACTCCGAACCGGGCGAGGGGACGACCGTCTCACTGCGCCTGCCGGTGACGATGGCTATCGTCAAGGTGCTGTTCGTCAAAGTCGGCGACGAAGAGTACGGTGTCCCCATCAAGAACGTCGACGAGATTACGGGGACGGAGGAGGCGAAACAGGTCAACGGACAGGAGGTCATCAAGCACAACGACGAGATTTACCCGGTCATCCACCTCGACGACACCTTCGACATCGAGGGCGAGACGGCCAACGGCGACGGGATGCTCGTCCGCATCCGCGAGTCCGAGCGACAGGTCGCACTCCACTGTGACTCGGTCAACAGCCAGGAAGAGGTCGTTGTCAAGCCCCTCGAAGGGATCCTCTCAGGAACGCCCGGGCTCTCTGGGACGGCCGTTCTCGGCGACGGGAACATCGTCCACATCCTCGACGTGGTGACGCTATGAACAAAGGTAGCGAACGGACCTTCAACGATCTCGTGGAGTTCATCGGCGAAGAGATGGACTTCGAGTCGGGCTTTTACAACGACTCGTATCTCGACCGCCGCATCACCGCGCGGATGCGTCGGACCGACACCGAGGACTACCAGTCCTACCAGCAACTGCTGGAACGCGACGACGGCGAGCGCGAGGAGCTACTGGATTCACTGTCGATCAACGTCACCGGCTTCTTCCGGAATCCGGAGGCGTGGGAGCGGCTGCGGCCGGTCCTCCGAGAACTCACGGACGACAACCGTCGCGTCAGGCTCTGGTCGGCCCCGAGTGCCGACGGCCGCGAGCCGTATTCGGCGGCGATGCTGGCACTCGACGACCGCGATATCGACGCCCGCCGGGTCGAGATCACAGCAACGGACATCAACGCCGACATCCTCGAAGAGGCCCGCGACGGGACCTACGCGACCTCCCAGACGACTGACATCGCCGATGAACTGGAGCCGCTGGACGATTACACGAAGTATATCGAACAGGACGGCACCACGTTTCAGGTTCGGGACCGCGTCAAGGAGATGGTCACGTTCGAGCAACACGACCTTATCCGGGGCGACCCAAAGCGCGATTTCGATCTGGTGTTCTGCCGGAACCTCCTCATCTACATCGACTCGGAGTTCAAGGTCCCCATCTTCGAGACGATCCGCGGGTCGCTTCGCGAGGGCGGCTACCTCATGATCGGCATGACCGAGACGCTGCCCGCGGAGTGTCGGGACTCCTTCGAAGCGGTCGATAAGCGACACCGCATCTACCGGCGTGTGTAGCGACCAATGAGTCTCTACGAACTGGAACGTGACGGCAAGGCACAGGAACTCATCCGCCTCCTCAGAGAGAGCGACAACGAGCGAGTCAAGACCCGTGCCGCGGAGCTACTGGGAAACTTCGACGACCACGACGACCGGCGCGACGTTGTCAACGCACTCGTGGACGCGGCCCAGAGCGACAGCGACGCGATCACCGGCGCGGCTATCGACTCGCTTGACGAACTCGGTGGCGACGCAATCACACAGCTCATCGGGAGTATGGCCGGCGTCGACCTCGAAGACGACGCCGCCGACTGGGTGAAGGCGAAAGCGTACATGCAGGTCCTCGACGCCGACGTACCGGAACTCCGGATGGCAGCAGCGAACGGTCTCGGAAACCTGGACCAGGCCGACGCGGTCCCGAAGCTCGCCGAGCGTTTCGAGGACCCCGACCCGCGAGTACGGGCGCGGGCGGCCCGGTCGGCCGGAAAGATCGGCGACTCGCGGGCAACGACACCGCTGGAATCGGTCCTGTCGGACCCGAAGGCCGGCGTCAGGCGCGAAGCTGCCGACGCACTGGGCAACATCGGGAACCGCCAGGCGCTTCAGGCGCTGTTGCCGCTGTACGAGGATGACGACGAGCGGGTCCGGCGTATCGCCGTCGGCGCGTTCGGGAACTTCGGCAACGACCGGCCCGTCGACTACCTCATCGAAGCGCTTTCCGACGAGTCGGCCGCCGTCCGGCGGACGGCCGTCTACTCGCTCATCGAGCTACTGTCGAACGTGCCGACCGAACAGAGCCACGAGATACGGGATACCGTCGTCGAGAAGCTCTCGAACACGGACGACCGGAGCGTCGTCGTGCCGCTGGTCGAGATCCTCGAAGAGAGCACGCAGGCCGCCCAGCGTCGCAACACCGCCTGGATGCTTGGCCGAGTCACCAGTCAGGAGGAACGAGACCGCGTCATCGAATCGCTGGTCGATGCGCTCAGCGACGACGACCAGATGCTCCGGCAGTTCGCCGCCACGAGCCTCGCCGAACTCGGCGGCGACGACAACATGGTGGAGCGGCGGCTCCTCAAAATCGTGCAGGACGACGACGTCGACCCCGAGGTCCGCGGACAGGCCATCTTCACGCTCGGGAAGGTCGGGGGTGAGCGGTCCCGGAAGACGCTGGATAAACTCATCGACGAGACGGAACACGACGTAGTCCGGAAGAAGGCCTTCTCGGCTATCTCGAAGCTCGGTGGCCGCGGATGAATCAGCCGAGTGGGTTAAGACGCGGCGGGGCGTACACGAGAGCGATAGCTGGCTAACCGATGAGTGACGGAGAACACGCACTGGTCGATACGAAGGGGAAGTTCGTCCAGGTCGTCTCGGACGGGCGCAAACGCAACGACATCGAGTGGCTACCCGGTCGAATTTTGCTCTCGAACAAGCGGCTCGTCCTTGCAACCAACGACGGCAAGCGGACCATCCCGCTATCGAAGGTCAGCAGCGTCACGGCCAGCCAGATGAACCAGCCACTCGCACAGGTCGACAGCTACATCAAGGTGCAGGCTGGCCGGAACGTGACACTCATTTCGGCAAAGAAGGCCGAGGAGTTCCAGGAGAAACTGTACAGTACGCTGCTCGACCAGACCGTTGTCCTCGTCAACCACCCCGCAGTCAAGGGTGGCGTTGTTCAGGACGGCGGCTGGGAGAAGGGGCGGCTCAAGCTCGACGGCGACTGCATCAATCTGGCCATCGCCAGCGGTACGTTCGTCGAACTGGACATCGACGACGTTGGGACCGTCGAAGCCAAGGAGAAGACGATTCGGGGCGACGAGCGACCGTTGCTGGAGGTCGAACACACCATCGAGGGCACCAGCGTCGAGACCCACATCTCGGGGACGCCGCGTCACGTCTCGCTCATCGAGGGGCTCGTCCGGCAGGGCGAGCAGCGCAATATCGCCGACGACGTGGACCTCTCCGACAAAGAGACGCAGGTGCTGATGGCGCTGTACTCCGGCATCTCACCGTTCAAGATCCCGGACTTCGTCGACATGGAGATCGAGGAAGTCGAAGCCGTGTACGACAGGCTGATCGAGGCCGATATCCTCGAACCGGTCCGGACACGCCGGGAGGTACAGCTGGAGGCCCGTGGCCGCTCGATTGCGAGCGATGCGATGGCTGACCAGTAAACGAGACCGTGTGGCCGGGACGGACGGTTCGACGCGTTTTTGAAGCGCGGTTGATTGAGAACAGGTATGGCAGAATTCACGGTCGCCGTCTCCGACCCGGAGGACGGCCACACCTACCAGATCGACGTTGACGGACAGGACGCAAATCGCTTCATCGGCCGCGAGCTCGGCGACGAGGTCGACGGCGGGGCCGTCGGGCTCGACGGGTACACGCTCGAACTGACCGGCGGCTCGGACACCTCCGGCCGACCGATGCGACCTGACGTTCGCGGCGTCATGACGAAAGAGATCATGTCCGATGGCGGCGTCGGCTTCGAGCCGACCACCGACGGCGAGCGCAAGCGGATCACCGTCCGCGGCCGCGAGGTCAGCGATGACACGCGCCAGATCAACGCGAAGATCACGGCCCGCGGCAGCGACGACGTGGCCGACCTTCTCGGCGACGACGAGTAAGTCACGTGCCGGACCGCGTTCCCAGTGACCACGAAACCGTCGAGACGCATCGCGTTCCCGTCGAGTCGGTCGGCCGAACCGACCGACCGCGGGTTGTACTCCCGGACGAACTCGATTTCGACGACGGCGACACCGTCCGTCTTGCACTGGACGGCGACCGGTACCACGCTGTCGTCGAGACGAACCTCGACGGCGAGCCGGTCATCTCACACGTCGCCGACAACCGCCGCCTGGCTCGCGAACGGGACGGGACGAACCGCCTCGCGGAGTGGGTTGCTAACAGCGGTATCTCGCTCGGCGGCTCGGCGCACCTCGACGTGGTCACCGACGGAACCGAGTACGGCCTCCGGACGCCCGGCAAGCGCGTCGTCTATACAGCGACCGGCGGACCGGACGCCTCGCTGTCAGATATCGCTCGAAATCTCGATAATTGACGTCAGTGGTCCCTGTTTTCCCGAGTGAACCCGATTTTTGCTGCTGATACTCGCGCGAAACGCTCAATATCAGTGCTGATGTACATCAGGTAACGGACGAATGTCGGAATCAGTGATCGCGGATTTCGTCGGCAAATTCAATTCCGAAGTGGCCGGTCGGGGCGACCCAATCAAGGGTCGGATCGTCCTCTCCCAGAAGCGGCTGGTGCTGGCCGCGAGCGAAGACGACAAGCTGACGATCCCACTGGATTCGATTTTCGATATCGCCATCGGGCAGGTCCCGCCCGACCTGGGCGATTTCTTCGACTCGACGGTGACCATTGCCTTCGAGCGAAAAGGGAAGCGACTCGTCGCAGCCATCGAAGCTGGCGACGAAAAAATCGAGAAGTTTGGGACGGTGCTGTTCAAGGCGATCATCAACGGCACCGAAACGACGGTCAAAGAGCGCGCCCGCGTCGGTGGTCGCGTCACCGACGAGGCGTTCAAGACGGCGAAGCTGTTTCTCACGCCCGGTAACGTCGAGTTCCGGCGCAGCGACGGGTCGTTCGCTGTCGACCTCAAGACGGTGTCGGACTTCGACCGGAACACGCGGGAAATTAACGGCAAGAGCCGGCCGGTACTGACAGTCCGGCATATGAAAGACGGCACGGCCATGACGACGCTGGCTGCGATGGCGTCGAACCGAAAGATGTCCATCCTCGGGCGCTATCTCCGCCGCGAGTACGCCGAGCTCATGGAGGAGCTCAAAGACGTCGAGCTCACGAAGGACAAGAAGGAGGTGCTGGTCGCCATGTACTCGACCGGCGAGATGGACGGGATGCCGTTGGCGAGTATTCTCGGCAAAGATTCCTCACAGGTGTCGATGATTCTTCAGGACCTCTCCGCCGATGGACTCGTACAGGACGGCTCTGACGGCCCGACGCTTACGCCAACTGGCAAGATCGTCGCCAGCCGCCACCTCGAAGACGTGAACGCCTGACTGCTTGTCTCCGAGCCGCGTTATCCAAAGCGATAATCACTACCGTAGAGTCAAATACGACGGTAGTCAATGTCGGGTACGCTATGACTGAGTGGGTGGTGCCGGCCACGTTCGCGCTCTTCGTGTCTATTCTCGCCGTCGCGTCGGGACCACTCGTTGGCGCGGTGGACGTCACACAGGAGGGACCGCCGGTGGGTGACGGAAGCACCGCCGTGACCGTCGGTT
Proteins encoded in this window:
- a CDS encoding chemotaxis response regulator protein-glutamate methylesterase (regulates chemotaxis by demethylation of methyl-accepting chemotaxis proteins); protein product: MADGVRAVVADDSHFMRSVISDILSDGGITVVAQARDGEEAVSAVVEHQPDVVTMDVEMPVMNGIEATERIMSESPTPVLMLSAHTDENADVTFEALDKGAVDFFTKPGGEVSMEMSRLKDQLVEMVSSVAAVDVGATRSHGGTSSDSGATATTAGGSATDRTETGGSSGQTASVANPTLVIGSSTGGPKMVEKVMENLPIEADLRVLIIQHMPEGFTGRFAERINTRSEYEVREATDGARIGGGEGLVAAGDQHMEVKNYRNGRLRTKLTQDDPVNSVRPAVDVTMRTAAETIDDPLVGLILTGMGEDGADGIRRIKQAGGKTIAQDEATSAVYGMPKRAVETGCVDTVLPIDDIADGIIDTITTEVT
- a CDS encoding chemotaxis protein CheA, which translates into the protein MDDQYLDAFIRESEEAITELNNSLLELESDPSNTEAMDSIFRTAHTLKGNFGAMGFDNAANLAHAMEDLLDEMRQGEMEVTPDLMDLVFAGVDQIEVIVGEIEEHGESETETDEMVDELRAVLEEGAAAAGGTEAGDDGDSSDSDESLTTDASVSDVDIDGDAVDEQVLQAEISVGESDMLGVDSMLAVESIEERFDVLDSSPSRADIEDGEFEDTFVLYLDGPDAATVDAELGTTGKVDNFDVTDVTDDLVSDGDTDDGDSGSGGDASADPDPGAEEEHSVDEIKSVRVDVDQLDDLHGLVEQLVTSRIKLRRGVEQNNLDSTSETLNELDKITANLQNTVMDMRLIPLKKVVGKFPRLVRDLARELDKDIEFEIEGEDIELDRTILTEISDPLMHILRNAVDHGIEPPEEREQAGKPRTGHITLRASRERDHVIIEVEDDGAGLDVDGIREKAIEKGVRSPEELDAMDDSAVYDLVFHPGFSTADEVTDTSGRGVGMDVVHDTVSQLDGSVSVDSEPGEGTTVSLRLPVTMAIVKVLFVKVGDEEYGVPIKNVDEITGTEEAKQVNGQEVIKHNDEIYPVIHLDDTFDIEGETANGDGMLVRIRESERQVALHCDSVNSQEEVVVKPLEGILSGTPGLSGTAVLGDGNIVHILDVVTL
- a CDS encoding chemotaxis protein CheR translates to MNKGSERTFNDLVEFIGEEMDFESGFYNDSYLDRRITARMRRTDTEDYQSYQQLLERDDGEREELLDSLSINVTGFFRNPEAWERLRPVLRELTDDNRRVRLWSAPSADGREPYSAAMLALDDRDIDARRVEITATDINADILEEARDGTYATSQTTDIADELEPLDDYTKYIEQDGTTFQVRDRVKEMVTFEQHDLIRGDPKRDFDLVFCRNLLIYIDSEFKVPIFETIRGSLREGGYLMIGMTETLPAECRDSFEAVDKRHRIYRRV
- a CDS encoding phycocyanin alpha phycocyanobilin lyase, with protein sequence MSLYELERDGKAQELIRLLRESDNERVKTRAAELLGNFDDHDDRRDVVNALVDAAQSDSDAITGAAIDSLDELGGDAITQLIGSMAGVDLEDDAADWVKAKAYMQVLDADVPELRMAAANGLGNLDQADAVPKLAERFEDPDPRVRARAARSAGKIGDSRATTPLESVLSDPKAGVRREAADALGNIGNRQALQALLPLYEDDDERVRRIAVGAFGNFGNDRPVDYLIEALSDESAAVRRTAVYSLIELLSNVPTEQSHEIRDTVVEKLSNTDDRSVVVPLVEILEESTQAAQRRNTAWMLGRVTSQEERDRVIESLVDALSDDDQMLRQFAATSLAELGGDDNMVERRLLKIVQDDDVDPEVRGQAIFTLGKVGGERSRKTLDKLIDETEHDVVRKKAFSAISKLGGRG
- a CDS encoding chemotaxis protein CheF1; amino-acid sequence: MSDGEHALVDTKGKFVQVVSDGRKRNDIEWLPGRILLSNKRLVLATNDGKRTIPLSKVSSVTASQMNQPLAQVDSYIKVQAGRNVTLISAKKAEEFQEKLYSTLLDQTVVLVNHPAVKGGVVQDGGWEKGRLKLDGDCINLAIASGTFVELDIDDVGTVEAKEKTIRGDERPLLEVEHTIEGTSVETHISGTPRHVSLIEGLVRQGEQRNIADDVDLSDKETQVLMALYSGISPFKIPDFVDMEIEEVEAVYDRLIEADILEPVRTRREVQLEARGRSIASDAMADQ
- a CDS encoding 30S ribosomal protein S6e, producing MAEFTVAVSDPEDGHTYQIDVDGQDANRFIGRELGDEVDGGAVGLDGYTLELTGGSDTSGRPMRPDVRGVMTKEIMSDGGVGFEPTTDGERKRITVRGREVSDDTRQINAKITARGSDDVADLLGDDE